One part of the Dermacentor andersoni chromosome 2, qqDerAnde1_hic_scaffold, whole genome shotgun sequence genome encodes these proteins:
- the LOC140216168 gene encoding putative nuclease HARBI1, giving the protein MKKMAAPLIAMAVALRRRRREQGEPDDAFDMPDDHFRRRFRLSKGTVRLLCEELAGELEAERATGLSVERKVLCALRFFATGSFQASVGSEETIRVSQSTVSECVRRVAEAVVNAGARNKWVHFPKTAEEKAAVKEGFLRRGVIPGVIGCVDGSLIAIIAPKGERKAVFMCRKGYYALNCMFICDADMKILALDPMRPGSDHDAFVWRTTWLRRRFQAGRIVNAGEYLLGDSGYPLEPWLLTPVPGHPPVHTAEGQYNTAHAAMRSVVERCIGLLKSRFRCLQRYRTLLYEPERAANIVAACAVLHNLRLSEGDESGDDSDDDSSSSSSSSELDNNGDPTPHSLPRNTGSRMHYLRGRAVRNNVIGMFGTTRAQHMRYLRSVRRQLRRQQQRQHR; this is encoded by the exons atgaaaaaaatggccgcccctctgatcgctatggccgtggctcttcgccgtcgccggcgtgaacagggagagccagacgacgcgtttgacatgccggatgaccattttcgacggcgttttcgcctctcgaagggaacggtgcggttgttgtgcgaggaactggcgggggaactagaagctgagcgagcgacgggactgtcggtggagcggaaagtgttgtgtgcgctgcgcttctttgctaccgggagcttccaagcgtccgttgggagcgaggagacgatccgtgtgtcgcagtcgacggtgagcgagtgcgtgcgacgtgtggcagaggctgtcgtgaacgcaggggcccgcaacaagtgggtccattttccaaagacagccgaggaaaaggcagccgtgaaggagggtttccttcggcgcggcgttatccccggcgtcatcggatgcgtagacggcagcctcatagccatcatcgcacccaagggtgagcgcaaggctgtgttcatgtgccgcaagggatactacgccctcaactgcatgttc atctgcgacgcggacatgaaaatcttggccttggaccctatgcgaccggggtcggaccacgacgcttttgtctggcggacgacatggttgcgccggcggttccaagcggggcgcatcgtgaatgccggggaatacctcctcg gtgacagtggctaccccttggagccgtggctcctgaccccggttcctggccatcctccagtgcacacagccgaggggcagtacaacacagcacatgccgccatgcgttccgtagtggagaggtgcattgggctcttaaagagccgtttccgctgtcttcagcgatatcgcaccctcctctacgagccggaacgtgcagccaacattgtcgcggcatgtgctgtgttgcacaaccttcgcctttctgaaggcgacgagtcaggcgatgacagtgatgacgacagcagcagcagcagtagtagtagtgagcttgacaataacggcgaccccacgccacacagtctgccccgtaacacgggctctagaatgcactacttgagagggcgggctgttcgcaacaatgtcattggcatgtttggcacaacccgtgcgcagcacatgcgttatttgaggagcgtgcggcggcagctgcgacgtcaacagcagcgtcagcatcgttag